The proteins below come from a single Pichia kudriavzevii chromosome 2, complete sequence genomic window:
- a CDS encoding uncharacterized protein (PKUD0B00930; similar to Saccharomyces cerevisiae YHR128W (FUR1); ancestral locus Anc_2.118), protein MSGHDNVILLEQTNQLKCLYTIVRDKNTKRGDFVFYSDRIIRLLVEEGLNQLPVKPVTIETPTGSTYEGSQFMGKICGVSIIRAGESMEAGLRDCCRSVRLGKILIQRDEETATPKLFYVKLPEDISERYVLLLDPLLATGGSAAMAVDVLIEKGVKPDKILFLNVLASPEGIQVFKEKYPAVKIITGHIDEGLDEKKYVVPGVGDFGDRYYCI, encoded by the exons ATGTCTGGACACGACAACGTTATCCTTTTAGAACAGACAAACCAACTAAAATGCTTGTACAC AATTGTACGTgacaaaaatacaaaacgTGGGGACTTTGTGTTTTATTCTGACAGAATTATTAGGCTACTAGTTGAAGAGGGATTGAATCAGTTGCCAGTTAAGCCAGTGACGATTGAAACTCCAACGGGTTCCACATATGAAGGTTCTCAATTCATGGGTAAGATATGTGGTGTCTCGATCATTAGAGCTGGTGAGTCGATGGAGGCGGGTCTTAGAGATTGTTGCAGATCTGTTCGTTTAGGAAAGATTTTGATTCAAAGAGACGAGGAAACGGCAACTCCAAAGTTATTCTATGTGAAGTTACCTGAAGATATTAGTGAAAGATATGTTTTATTGTTAGATCCATTATTAGCTACCGGTGGTTCTGCAGCAATGGctgttgatgttttaattgaaaaaggtgTTAAGCCAGAcaaaattttgtttttgaatgtGTTGGCTAGTCCAGAAGGTATCCAAGTTTTCAAGGAAAAGTATCCAGCTGTTAAGATTATTACTGGTCACATCGACGAAGGTCTCGATGAAAAGAAGTACGTTGTTCCTGGTGTTGGTGACTTTGGTGACAGATACTACTGTATATAA
- a CDS encoding uncharacterized protein (PKUD0B00920; similar to Saccharomyces cerevisiae YJR042W (NUP85); ancestral locus Anc_1.468), with protein MESKTNTSSFGKTFGNESANSVSEFNFSNTNDPKLQNANPNRFNNKADSSTEHKTTSFLFGGSAKPAFSFGANVSDNKSNGSGEAKGESASFNFGNTAPAISDSKVHHLNGNKLKENKNKKTGNAEKPTKTSREGELPRGDQKSPEGNQLLESYVVPPMNDLTNHNQMEISDEEAFYDVDIDENTNLPIRRINYSESKSPLLSNEHLKFAISSRDDKGVVYVAPSNKDIEDKEKTKLFPFDLLPQLDKSFEYRDFLNSTYKDFEQLLKDKKYEHFLSEEEEDFVGVPSVLKKQMEDRQMVLKEIMSSLLMNMQLLIKNKIKKDFVNLEDQWVLNYEEIINVLYLLNALHFGNKDETTVLFQQWIERIDIQPTEELVETVFKESDKPYENPLFWSNYVKKLLMRGSFSNLVDDFKVSMYEELKDSDTELFEIIDEFVNLISLYDPIKFSYDMKAFLHWKQLAVALRENSVNVETNHAIIQAELLELLSIISGSSKTINECSASWYECFIGHFLYQMPSKQLIPKYIDNALDVETYPKPIPGVEAWDSICVDLLKNKFLSVIASIEALDKSIGTFVAILIEAAGLLSTYSEEIGKDDAISKKQTNNSISASIDRMVEDLALTYLSNQELFPIGVGILINTGNSKSREILSEVLPTYEIKDSDDFEWVLSVCSQLKLSKTMATIQQIQGEKFFEKHLIPNALSCFAASHTSEKVVSTVWRLFEDTLIRGELDEELAVQLFESDFAKNNGLLRQCLSPLYVLNEIMKPGGLHNRTWTSRLLSLFDFRYLPSFYKAGLVVLLFENLNQNVFTLENLALIIEQFNRFESHINADSEAKLKCEALYKLMVENRSTRAYPLTFAQLLHTVRRGIAMDVSFTFLDDTQYQ; from the coding sequence ATGGAAAGTAAGACAAATACTTCCAGTTTTGGGAAGACTTTTGGAAACGAATCCGCAAATTCAGTATCTGAATTCAACTTTAGCAACACCAATGACCCTAAGCTACAGAATGCCAATCCAAATAGgttcaacaacaaagcCGATAGTTCTACCGAGCATAAAACTACgtcatttttatttggagGTTCAGCTAAACCGGCTTTCAGTTTTGGAGCCAATGTATCAGATAATAAGAGCAATGGAAGTGGCGAGGCCAAAGGAGAAAGTGCatcttttaattttggaaatacTGCCCCTGCTATATCTGACTCTAAAGTCCACCATCTGAACGGGAATAaactaaaagaaaacaagaataagaaaactGGGAATGCAGAGAAACCCACAAAAACAAGTAGAGAAGGAGAATTGCCTAGAGGTGATCAGAAATCGCCAGAGGGTAATCAACTTTTAGAGAGTTATGTGGTTCCACCAATGAATGATTTAACGAATCATAACCAGATGGAAATAAGCGATGAGGAAGCATTTTATGATGTGGATATAGACGAAAACACGAATTTGCCTATAAGGAGAATTAACTATAGTGAATCCAAATCCCCACTATTATCCAATGAGCATTTAAAATTTGCTATTTCAAGTAGAGATGATAAAGGAGTAGTTTATGTAGCGCCTTCTAATAaggatattgaagataaagagaaaactaAACTTTTTCCATTCGATCTGTTACCACAATTAGATAAATCATTTGAATATAGGGATTTTTTGAACAGTACGTACAAGGACTTTGAACAATTGCTAAAGGATAAAAAGTACGAACATTTCTTaagtgaagaagaggaagactTTGTAGGTGTCCCATCtgtgttgaagaagcaaatgGAGGATCGTCAAatggttttgaaagaaattaTGTCCTCATTATTAATGAACATGCAATTATtaattaaaaataaaataaaaaaagatttTGTTAATTTGGAAGACCAATGGGTATTGAATTATGAAGAGATTATCAATGTATTATACCTCTTGAATGCCTTAcattttggaaataagGATGAAACAACCGTGTTGTTCCAACAGTGGATTGAGAGAATCGATATACAACCAACTGAAGAATTAGTCGAAACAGTATTCAAAGAATCTGACAAGCCATATGAAAACCCTTTGTTCTGGTCTAATTATGTCAAGAAATTACTGATGAGAGGTTCTTTCTCGAACCtggttgatgatttcaaagtttccATGTATGAGGAGCTAAAAGACAGCGATACTGAGTTATTTGAGATTATTGATGAGTTTGTCAACTTGATTTCCCTCTATGATCCTATCAAGTTTTCATATGATATGAAAGCATTTTTACACTGGAAACAGTTAGCTGTTGCACTTAGAGAAAACTCTGTCAATGTAGAAACGAACCACGCGATTATACAAGCCGAGTTATTAGAACTTCTGAGTATTATCAGTGGGTCTTCGAAGACAATAAATGAATGTTCAGCAAGTTGGTACGAATGTTTTATTGGCCACTTTTTATATCAAATGCCAAGTAAACAGCTTATACCCAAATATATTGACAATGCTTTGGATGTTGAAACTTATCCTAAGCCAATACCAGGGGTTGAAGCATGGGATTCCATATGTGTTGatctattgaaaaataaattcttATCGGTTATTGCATCTATCGAGGCTTTAGACAAATCAATAGGCACTTTTGTTGCTATTCTAATTGAAGCTGCTGGTTTATTAAGTACGTATTCTGAAGAGATTGGCAAAGACGATGCCATCAGTAAGAAACAGACAAATAATAGCATTAGTGCAAGTATTGATAGGATGGTAGAGGATCTTGCGTTAACATATTTAAGCAATCAAGAGTTGTTTCCTATTGGTGTTGGGATTCTTATCAATACTGGAAACAGCAAAAGCAGGGAAATTCTGTCCGAAGTACTACCGACCTATGAGATCAAGGAttctgatgattttgaatggGTGTTATCGGTTTGCTCGCAGTTAAAGTTGAGTAAGACCATGGCtacaattcaacaaatccaaGGTGAGAAGTTCTTTGAGAAGCATCTGATTCCGAATGCTCTATCATGTTTTGCAGCCTCACATACTTCAGAAAAGGTTGTATCTACCGTATGGCggttatttgaagataccCTGATAAGAGGTGAGCTAGATGAGGAGCTTGCTGTtcaattatttgaaagtgATTTTGCCAAGAACAACGGATTATTAAGGCAATGTCTGTCACCATTATATGTACTAAATGAAATAATGAAGCCTGGGGGCTTGCATAACAGAACATGGACCAGCAGGTTACTAAGcttatttgattttaggTATCTACCTTCTTTCTACAAGGCTGGATTGGTTGTACTTTTGTTTGAGAATTTGAACCAGAATGTCTTTACATTGGAAAACCTAGCTTTGATTATCGAACAATTCAACCGATTTGAGAGTCATATTAATGCCGATTCCGAAGCTAAACTAAAATGCGAGGCACTTTACAAGCTTATggttgaaaacagaagTACACGTGCTTATCCTCTGACATTTGCTCAACTGCTCCACACGGTTCGCCGAGGCATTGCCATGGATGTTTCTTTTACGTTTTTGGATGACACTCAATATcagtaa
- a CDS encoding uncharacterized protein (PKUD0B00940; similar to Saccharomyces cerevisiae YHR129C (ARP1); ancestral locus Anc_2.117), with translation MGESYTQPIVLDNGSGTIRCGFAGDDTPRVNYSNVLGRPKYKKVQCLPSDISEDDTFVGSQAQLKRGFLKLSYPIEHGTIEDWRTMELIWDQVFNHDLSNAGSKTEISLNDHSLLITEHPFTQRKQREKMCEILFETFGFSSLNIGMPSILSLYATGRTTGVSLDVGDGVCCISPIYDGFALPGSIKRMDLAGRDMTRHLQLEIMKNGYTMNSSSEFEIVRNMKERMCRVSSSKLDIRELLDNENESFKLPDGKFLDIPSSSLSRPCELMFQPELFGIEGMGVHELLYNSIMRTDVDLRGEFFETIVLSGGSTMFKGFGSRMIKELRGLDNEIKIKLFASPERRNNCFIGASILSNLSTFNRMVVSRKQFQEDPDCVFDKYY, from the coding sequence ATGGGGGAGTCATATACGCAACCGATTGTACTAGATAATGGATCGGGAACTATACGATGTGGATTTGCTGGGGATGATACACCACGTGTGAATTATTCTAATGTTCTTGGGCGACCGAAGTACAAAAAGGTTCAATGTTTACCGAGTGATATATCTGAAGATGACACATTTGTTGGCAGCCAAGCACAACTTAAACGCGGATTCTTAAAGTTAAGCTATCCAATAGAGCATGGAACTATTGAAGATTGGAGAACGATGGAACTGATATGGGATCAAGTTTTCAACCATGACTTGTCTAATGCTGGGTccaaaactgaaatttcTTTAAATGACCATTCCCTCTTGATTACCGAACATCCTTTTACCCAACGTAAACAAAGGGAGAAGATGTGTGAGATCTTGTTTGAGACTTTTGGGTTTAGTTCACTCAATATTGGGATGCCAAGCATACTTTCTTTATACGCTACTGGTAGGACGACAGGTGTTTCATTAGACGTCGGGGATGGTGTCTGTTGTATTTCCCCTATATATGATGGATTCGCACTACCGGGAAGCATTAAGAGAATGGATTTAGCTGGTCGAGATATGACGAGACACTTGCAGCTAGAGATAATGAAGAATGGGTATACTATGAACTCATCATCGGAATTTGAAATAGTTAGAAATATGAAGGAGAGAATGTGTAGGGTGAGCTCAAGCAAGCTAGACATTAGAGAGCTGTTAGACAATGAGAATGAGAGTTTCAAGTTACCCGATGGAAAGTTTTTAGACAtaccttcttcttcccttAGCAGGCCCTGTGAATTGATGTTTCAGCCAGAACTGTTTGGCATCGAGGGAATGGGTGTCCACGAATTACTGTACAATTCCATTATGAGAACTGACGTTGATTTGAGAGGggaattttttgaaaccatTGTGCTTAGCGGAGGATCAACTATGTTCAAAGGTTTTGGGTCCAGGATGATCAAAGAGTTGAGAGGTTTAGACAATGAAATTAAGATAAAATTGTTTGCATCTCCTGAACGTCGAAATAATTGCTTTATTGGCGCCTCAATCTTGTCCAATTTGAGTACTTTCAATAGAATGGTTGTTTCTAGAAAgcaatttcaagaagatCCAGATTGTgtatttgataaatattACTAA
- a CDS encoding uncharacterized protein (PKUD0B00950; similar to Saccharomyces cerevisiae YCR065W (HCM1); ancestral locus Anc_6.331), which yields MDRNLTSSPLSDYNDLADKRETRSMSMSKGTRTKEKSNIRIQSKLKPQTNTVNSELLPAANLSSPSKKSELKTPPHSTLRTSSRSCDDTSNSLHSLQRDGKSNGLLSPEFSSPSLYERPLEVQQQHHHHHHRHQYQYQNQPQLQQPQAPNSIFKPANININIIHDSPNTDTFEDPLRSPNFNRKRRRQSITENHHTQQQLKKKSSNKLVCTEQHESDFVLPNPEDMPEITFTGNTKPPYSYASLIGMALLRAPDRRLTLAEIYQWISDHFKFYKKGEVGWQNSIRHNLSLNKAFQKTEKLKEKKGHFWQIVPGFEHIFCNIKETKRNGGGASSSSSSSSSLSSSSASLSTSQNLKNSKRNNPQTPKSQSFTTDTDRDDDKDNEIDLFHSDMVSTPLSKSTMSHESYALNARYIHNRNASDGLSSIPEVNISATPTHLFSDISPGPISIANTSVEFATSFSSRANFEFSPIKPIENGPIGPILEPVTPKLNQNCPLPSIASQLKSLQHIPPSNSKNANTSRIRSTPFHQLNTPDNSFSNSSRKYWASPSYLDDFYTSPVNKPLLSNTSHMQNIPSITTNVFGSPIVGKSLSFSTNEIFGIDICHISNDDE from the coding sequence ATGGACCGTAACTTAACCAGCTCGCCCCTATCGGATTATAATGATCTCGCAGATAAGAGAGAAACTCGGTCAATGTCAATGTCCAAGGGAACAAGGACAAAGGAGAAATCCAATATTAGAATACAATCAAAATTAAAGCCGCAAACCAACACTGTCAACTCGGAGTTGCTGCCTGCCGCAAACTTATCCAGTCCTTCTAAGAAGTCAGAATTGAAAACCCCTCCACATTCAACTCTGAGGACATCCTCTCGTTCCTGTGATGACACCTCCAACAGCCTCCACTCATTACAGAGAGATGGTAAATCTAACGGTTTGTTATCCCCGGAGTTTTCGTCTCCTAGTCTATACGAACGTCCACTTGAAgtacaacaacaacatcaccaccatcaccatcgccatcaatatcaatatcagAACCAGCCCCAACTCCAACAACCACAAGCACCAAACAGCATCTTCAAACCGGCAAAcataaacatcaacatcattcATGATAGTCCCAATACGGACACCTTCGAAGACCCTCTCCGCTCTCCTAACTTCAATCGGAAGAGAAGACGCCAATCCATCACTGAGAACCATCACACCCAacaacaattgaaaaaaaaatcatcaaacaaACTTGTATGCACGGAACAACATGAGTCCGATTTTGTGCTCCCGAACCCAGAAGATATGCCAGAAATAACATTCACTGGTAACACCAAACCACCCTACTCATATGCTTCTCTAATTGGAATGGCCCTCTTGAGAGCCCCTGATCGGAGGTTGACATTGGCTGaaatttatcaatggaTATCTGATCATTTCAAGTTCTATAAAAAGGGTGAGGTTGGTTGGCAAAACTCAATTAGACACAATTTGTCTTTAAATAAAGCTTTCcaaaaaactgaaaaattgaaagaaaagaaaggcCATTTCTGGCAAATTGTCCCTGGATTCGAACACATATTCTGTAACATTAAAGAAACTAAAAGGAATGGAGGAGGAGCGtcgtcgtcatcatcatcatcatcatccttGTCATCGTCTTCTGCATCTTTATCCACCTCTCAAAATCTTAAAAACTCAAAGCGAAATAATCCTCAAACACCAAAATCTCAATCCTTTACAACAGATACTGACagagatgatgataaagaTAACGAAATCGATTTGTTTCACAGCGATATGGTTTCAACTCCTTTATCAAAGAGCACAATGTCCCATGAATCATATGCATTAAACGCCCGATATATCCACAATCGCAACGCTAGTGATGGCTTAAGTTCCATACCGGAAGTGAACATCTCTGCAACCCCAACCCATTTATTCTCTGATATCTCACCAGGCCCAATTAGTATTGCAAACACCTCAGTCGAATTTGCAACTTCCTTTAGCTCAAGGGCTAATTTCGAATTTTCTCCCATTAAgccaattgaaaatgggCCAATTGGTCCAATCCTTGAGCCAGTCACTCCAAAGTTGAATCAGAACTGTCCATTGCCCTCTATCGCTTCCCAACTAAAATCCCTACAGCATATACCTCCTTCAAACTctaaaaatgcaaatacaAGCAGAATAAGGAGCACACCATTTCACCAATTAAATACGCCCGACAATAGTTTCTCCAACTCAAGCAGGAAGTATTGGGCGTCTCCCTCGTATTTGGATGATTTCTATACCTCACCGGTAAATAAGCCTCTACTATCGAATACTTCACATATGCAGAATATACCATCGATAACAACAAATGTTTTTGGCTCCCCTATTGTGGGAAAGAGCTTGAGTTTCTCAACTaatgaaatatttggaaTTGATATATGCCATATCAGTAACGATGATGAATAG
- a CDS encoding uncharacterized protein (PKUD0B00970; Pfam Domains: PALP(6.5e-96)), protein MTPLSGIRLFHTTRAARMSYTINKSAITTENGILSAVGNTPLVKLEKLSKETGRNIYGKAEWMNPGGSVKDRAALFFIEKAEERGHIKQGGTIVEGTAGNTGIGLAHICRAKGYKCVIYMPNTQSPAKMETLRLLGAEVHPVPVVPFDNPENFNHKARRHAESMENAYWTNQFDNLDNRQAHIESTGPEIWNQLNGKVDAFTCSSGSGGTWSGITRYLKTVNPKVKSYITEPPGSCLYSYVKTNGESLAREGGSFTEGVGQGRVTNNVAQDIKLADDSFLIADQKSLNMVYKLIDEEGLFLGGTSGLNVAGAVEAALLLPEGSNVVTILADSAHKYASKIFSKKFLIEKNLYEDIPEHLKKYASLE, encoded by the coding sequence ATGACTCCCTTGTCAGGTATTCGTCTCTTTCACACCACAAGAGCTGCTAGAATGTCCTATACTATCAACAAATCGGCAATAACCACTGAAAATGGTATTCTATCAGCTGTTGGTAACACTCCCTTGGTGAAGCTTGAGAAATTGTCCAAGGAGACCGGTAGAAACATCTATGGTAAGGCCGAATGGATGAATCCCGGTGGTTCTGTCAAGGACCGTGCTGCCTTGTTCTTCATTGAGAAGGCTGAAGAGAGGGGACACATCAAGCAAGGTGGAACTATTGTTGAAGGTACCGCTGGTAACACTGGTATTGGGTTGGCGCACATTTGTCGTGCCAAGGGGTACAAGTGTGTCATCTATATGCCAAACACTCAATCGCCTGCTAAGATGGAGACCCTAAGATTACTGGGCGCTGAAGTTCATCCTGTTCCTGTTGTGCCATTTGACAATcctgaaaatttcaatcaTAAGGCCAGAAGACACGCAGAAAGTATGGAAAACGCATACTGGACTAACCAATTCGACAATTTAGACAATAGGCAGGCCCATATTGAAAGCACGGGGCCTGAAATCTGGAACCAGCTTAACGGTAAAGTTGATGCATTCACCTGTTCCTCTGGTTCCGGTGGCACCTGGTCTGGTATAACGAGGTATTTGAAAACAGTGAATCCAAAAGTCAAGTCTTACATCACCGAGCCACCAGGATCTTGTTTATACTCCTACGTCAAGACAAACGGTGAAAGTTTGGCAAGAGAAGGAGGCTCTTTCACCGAAGGTGTTGGTCAAGGTAGGGTTACTAATAACGTTGCGCAAGATATCAAACTAGCTGATGACTCCTTCTTGATCGCAGATCAAAAGTCGCTCAACATGGTCTACAAATTGATCGACGAGGAAGGTTTATTCCTGGGTGGCACCTCTGGATTGAATGTTGCTGGTGCCGTCGAAGCAGCTTTACTTTTGCCAGAAGGTTCCAATGTTGTCACGATTCTAGCGGATTCTGCCCATAAATATGCAAGTAAGATTTTCTCCAAgaagtttttgattgaaaagaaCCTGTATGAGGATATTCCAGagcatttgaaaaaatatgcCAGTTTAGAATAA
- a CDS encoding uncharacterized protein (PKUD0B00960; similar to Saccharomyces cerevisiae YJR036C (HUL4); ancestral locus Anc_1.462): MKESYHSPSRYFKWTERLRPGKKREKSSPPSEPSKISRNTIPNNLESSTSLEEGASTRCTCCGTLLRYPKDQVRIKCLNCNTYFTLNLDVPPFPTVAKSAIFDDPIPLAGYNTLKLAIQKDRDLLKQSLSSNVSPSVSSNSPISSSNSSHRASTHILYPNVEKLVEKSFGSLENLNSCFQLDTNRQVHPPSPNLNIRDIRKFYTLLLELPSKRPIFKLLTCSLYLLKHPPLNLEFHQLNWILILLENPLLYESITSNNRLSPHFNEISFEITRRLIGILSNVDESCYFCLIHWWSKLSQSDRRRKIEYVNLYLNFHITRLYTHCLNEKLGKSKITFKNTENNYNYKKPFDANVKLQIGFYSECWHLKTACRVMSFLFTANKRATHQLPDSTFYNTLVDFVNLYQDYDIWQFNNSYDKHEQHYDHCHNPNSNFRPMISDILLMDYNKSYLGISIQDGVYKRSQFTFCSYPFLISLGSKISILEHESKRVMGLKAEEAFISSIIEGKNSDIYFKLSIRRNDIIHDSLMQIRSHPTEVRKLLKVEFVNEPGIDAGGLKKEWFSLLTKELFDPLNGLISYSNENSVAYLTTHHNPRKIAYESYHLLGIVLGMAIYNSIILDIHFPPVIYKKLLGFESSFDDLKEIEPLLWKNLKSLINLKDAGTLGLSFEVTVEDVTGQLRNYELIKGGSNIKVTNDNRLEYILKYSKFLLDGIIDKQFGQFKRGFDHVMGTPSFTLFTPNEIQKLVAGDETFENDKYDVDILESICKLKNCKKSDNVVVWFWEYFRDLSVKKQRKLMRFVAGTDRIPATGLQSMQLKISKLYDTGRFSNRLPVSHTCFNELCLWNYESKEVLRDKLDMAISESVGFTLK, from the coding sequence ATGAAGGAGTCTTATCACTCTCCTTCGAGATATTTCAAATGGACCGAGAGACTCCGTCCGGGGAAGAAGAGGGAGAAAAGTTCCCCCCCTTCAGAACCATCCAAGATATCACGGAATACAATACCCAATAATCTGGAGTCCTCCACTTCACTAGAAGAGGGCGCCTCGACTAGATGCACCTGTTGTGGAACGCTCCTTCGCTACCCCAAGGACCAGGTGAGAATCAAATGCTTGAACTGTAACACCTATTTCACCCTGAATTTAGATGTGCCCCCATTCCCTACTGTTGCGAAATCGGCAATATTTGATGACCCAATACCGTTGGCAGGGTACAACACCCTCAAATTGGCAATACAAAAGGACAGGGATCTCTTAAAACAGAGCTTGTCTTCTAATGTCTCACCCTCTGTGTCTTCTAATTCCCCGATTTCCTCGTCAAATTCCTCACATAGAGCCTCTACTCATATATTATACCctaatgttgaaaaactgGTTGAAAAATCCTTTGGTTCCTTAGAGAACTTGAACTCTTGCTTCCAGCTAGATACAAATAGACAAGTACATCCACCTTCTCCAAATCTCAACATAAGAGATATTAGAAAGTTTTATACCCTACTACTCGAATTACCATCAAAGAGACCCATCTTTAAGCTTTTGACTTGTTCTTTGTACCTCCTGAAACATCCACCTCTCAATCTTGAATTCCATCAGTTGAATTGGATCCTGATTCTTCTGGAGAACCCATTATTATATgaatcaataacatcaaatAACCGCTTATCTCCACATTTTAATGAAATCTCCTTTGAAATCACTAGACGTTTGATTGGTATATTGTCAAATGTGGATGAATCTTGCTACTTTTGTTTGATCCATTGGTGGTCTAAACTCTCACAATCAGATCGTAGGCGTAAAATAGAATATGTCAATTTATATCTAAATTTCCACATTACAAGGTTATATACCCATTGtttgaatgaaaaattaGGCAAGAGTAAAATCACTTTTAAAAATACTGAAAACAATTACAACTATAAAAAACCTTTTGATGCAAATGTCAAATTGCAAATTGGGTTCTACAGTGAATGTTGGCACTTGAAAACCGCATGTAGAGTGATGTCTTTTCTATTTACCGCAAATAAAAGAGCCACTCATCAATTGCCTGATTCTACTTTCTATAATACGTTGGTAGACTTTGTTAACCTTTACCAAGATTATGATATCTGGCAATTCAACAACTCCTACGATAAACATGAACAACATTATGATCATTGTCATAACCCCAATTCTAATTTTCGCCCAATGATCTCGGATATACTGCTTATGGATTACAATAAAAGTTACTTGGGCATCTCAATTCAGGACGGTGTCTATAAACGTTCACAATTCACCTTTTGTTCATACccatttttaatttctttaGGTTCCAAGATCTCCATATTAGAACATGAGAGTAAACGTGTCATGGGTCTAAAGGCGGAAGAGGcctttatttcttcaataattgaGGGGAAAAACAGTGATATTTACTTTAAATTATCAATAAGAAGAAACGATATTATTCATGACTCATTGATGCAAATTAGGTCACACCCTACAGAAGTTAGAAAGTTGTTAAAAGTGGAATTTGTTAATGAACCAGGAATTGACGCTGGTGggttgaagaaagaatggTTTTCACTTCTCACCAAAGAGTTATTTGATCCACTAAATGGATTAATCAGCtattcaaatgaaaattcgGTCGCCTACCTTACGACCCACCATaatccaagaaaaatagCTTATGAAAGCTACCATCTCTTGGGGATTGTTTTAGGTATGGCAATTTATAATTCTATCATTCTGGATATTCATTTTCCGCCAGTCATTTATAAAAAATTGCTTGGCTTTGAAAGCtcttttgatgatttgaaagaGATTGAACCTTTACTAtggaaaaatttgaaatctttaatcaatttgaaagatgCGGGAACTTTGGGATTAAGTTTTGAGGTGACAGTTGAAGATGTTACTGGCCAACTAAGAAATTATGAGTTGATAAAAGGCGGCTCAAATATCAAGGTCACCAACGACAATAGGCTTGAAtatattttaaaatattcaaaatttcttttGGATGGTATAATAGATAAACAATTTGGACAATTTAAACGAGGCTTTGATCATGTCATGGGCACTCCTTCATTTACTTTGTTTACCCCCAACGAGATTCAGAAATTGGTGGCTGGAgatgaaacttttgaaaatgacaaaTACGACGTGGATATATTGGAGAGCATCTGTAAATTGAAGAACTGCAAGAAATCTGACAATGTGGTGGTTTGGTTTTGGGAATACTTTAGAGACTTATCAGTGAAGAAACAGAGGAAACTAATGAGGTTTGTGGCAGGTACTGATCGAATCCCTGCTACCGGTCTCCAAAGTATGCAGCTTaagatatcaaaattgTATGACACTGGGAGATTCAGCAATAGGTTGCCTGTATCGCACACATGCTTCAATGAGTTGTGTCTCTGGAATTATGAATCCAAAGAAGTATTAAGGGATAAACTAGATATGGCAATATCCGAGAGTGTGGGGTTTACATTAAAATAG